The Bosea sp. 685 DNA window GGCTTCCAGGCCAGCCTCGGCATCGCGCCGAACATGCTGACGCGGCGGCTCAATGGCCTCATCGAGAGCGGCCTGCTGGAAAAGCGCCCCTATAGCGACCGTCCGAAGCGCTTCGACTACCTGCTGACCGAGCGAGGACGTGATGTCCGCCCCGTGCTGCAGGCGCTGCTGGCCTGGGGCAACCGTCATTTCGCGCCGGAAGGTGCGAGCGTCATCATTCTGAACGGCGAAACCGGTACTGCGGCCGAGCCAGTCCTGGTTGATCGCATCAGCGGCCGGCCACTCTCGGACCCGGTCTTCCGCAATGCACCCGGTCCTGCCGCGACGGCAGCGATCCGCCTGCGCTACGCTGCCGCGGCGGAGCCGAGCGCATGAGCGCGGTTCACCCCCCGACGAGCGCCATGCCGCCGGCCCATAGCGCGCGCACCTTGCGGCTGCTCCAGGATCCGATTCTGCCGATGCTGCTGCGCATGGCCTGGCCCAATATCCTGATCATGCTGGCGCAATCGGCAACGGGCCTGATCGAGACCTGGTGGATCTCACGGCTCGGGACCGACGCGCTTGCCGGCATGGCGCTGGTCTTCCCTCCGGTTATGCTGATGCAGATGATCTCCGCTGGCGCGATGGGGGGCGGTATCTCGTCCGCCGTGGCGCGCGCGCTCGGAGCCGGTCGCCGCATCGAGGCTGACGCCATCGTTCTGCATGCGATCCTGATCAATCTCGCGCTCGGCCTGTTCTTCTCGGTCGTGATGCTGGCCTTCGGCCGGCCGATCTACCAGGCGCTCGGCGGTACGGGTGGCGAACTCGAGGCGGCGCTAGCCTATTCCGACGTGGTCTTTGCCGGTACCGCCCTCCTCTGGATCATGAATGGGCTCGCCAGCGTCATCCGTGGCACCGGCAACATGCTGGTTCCGGCGCTGGTGATCTGCGTCGGCGTCGCGCTGCTGGTGCCTCTCTCGCCACTGCTGATCTTCGGCTGGGGGCCGGTTCCTGCGCTCGGCGTCGCCGGCGGCGGGGCTGCGCTGGTGTTGTTCTATCTCGGCGGCATGCTTGTGCTGGGCTGGTATATCCTGTCGGGCCGCAATGTCGTGCGCTTCACCTGGATTCGTCTGCGCTGGGCGATCTTCGCCGACATCCTGCGCATCGGCGCCGTCGGCTCCATCACCTCGCTCTTCACAAACCTCACCATCGCGCTGTCGACGGCGATGGTCGCGGCCCATGCCGGGGTCGATGCGGTGGCCGGATTCGGCACCGCGGCGCGAATGGAATATCTCCTGATCCCGTTGGTCTTCGGCCTCGGCGCGCCGCTGGTCGCACTCGTCGGCACCAATATAGGCGCCGACCAGCCCGGGCGGGCGATGCGGGTCGCGATGATCGGCGGCGGCATCGCCTTCGTCATGACTGAGGCGGTCGGACTGGCGGCGGCGCTCTGGCCCGCCGCCTGGCTCGGCCTGTTCACGACGGCTCCGGGCGCGATCGAGACGGGCGGCCAGTATCTGCGCTATGTCGGCCCGACCTACGGCTTCTTCGGGTTGGGTCTTGCTCTCTATTTCGCGTCGCAGGGCGCTGGCCGGTTGTTGTGGCCCGTGACGGCGGGCTTCGTCCGCTTCGCCATCGCGCTCGGTGGCGGCTGGCTCGCGCTGCGCCTGAGCGGTTCGCTTCAGGCGTTGTTTGCCGCGCTGGGCCTGGCGCTCGTGGTCTACGGCGTGATGCTGTTGACCGCGGTCCGGTCGGGAGCCTGGTTCCGCAAACCGCGCTGACCTCAGGCCGCGATCACGCCTGCGCCGTGTCCGCCGATGACGCCGCGATAAGCTGCGGCGGTGCGCTCGACTTGCTCAGGAAGGACAACGCCTTCCTCAAGGCCGGCGGCGTCTTCAACGACGACTTCATCGAGAGCTATATCGAGATCGAGATGCAGGATGTGGCGGGCTTCGAGATGACGCCGCACCCGGTCGAGCTCGCGATGGACTACTCCGCCTGAGCCTTCAGGCTCTGGCGGCATCACGCTTCCTCCCGACCGCGCGTCTTACGGTCCACCTGCAAAACCGGGGCAGAAATGCCCCGGTTTTTTCTGTTGCCGCCAATACGAAGCCCGGTCTCCGATATTTCACTTTCGGCGATCGTCTTTACCTTGCCGAAAAGCTGTTGCGGTAAGGATAGTGCGCTAGGCCCCACGTAGAGTTCTCCATGACCGACATTGCCGTTGACCGCACAACCGGCCGCTTGATCAATGTCGGATGGCGCGAACGCGCGCTCATCGGCGTGCTCGACAGCTATGGCGCGCTATCGCGTCCGCTCATGCAGCGCGGCCTCTACAAGGCCTGCCGCCTCGTGGGCTCTGCTGCCTGGGCCAATCGAACGGCGCGCATCGTCTTGGGGCAGGACGCCGAGGTTCTCTTCCCCGCCCGCGATCCCTACTGGAACCGGATGCTGCTGCGGTCCTACGATCATGAACCTGAAATGGCCCGCTTCCTGCGCCAGCTTGCCGCGGTAGAGTACGGTTTCGTCGATTGTGGCGCGAATATCGGCTACTGGTCGGTCTTCGTCGCCGCGCCCTCATGCGGCGGCGGCAAGCCCGTCCTCGCGGTAGAAGCGTCGGCCACGACCTTCGCCATGCTCGCAGCCAATGCCGAGCCTCATGCCGAAAAGATCAAGATCTTCCACCGCGCCATCCTCGATCGCTCGGACATCGCGGTCTCGCTGAGCGATGCCGCTCATGAAGCGCGTGGCATCGCCGCTGAAGGCCAGGGATCGAGCGGCGAAATCGTTTCCTCCATCACCATTGATGATTTGCTCGAACGGGAGGGTTGGTCGGGGCGCAGGTTGGTCGTGAAGCTGGACGTCGAAGGGGTGGAGCGCGAGGCCCTCATGGGCATGGAACGTGCCCTCGCCCAGGATGCATTGGTGATCTACGAGGATCACGGCTCCGATCCAGCGCACGCGCTGACGCGCCATATTATCGAGGAGCGCGGTCTTCTCGTTCATCTCTTGTGCGACGACGCCATCGTCGCCATCAAGCGGGCGGATGAGCTTGATGCCTACAAGCGCGATCGGACGAAGGGCTACAACCTGATCGCGCTCAGGCGGAAGGAAAGTTGGCCGGAAGCTTTCGTTTGACGCCATTCCTGCAAGCTATGCTCGACCTCAGGCCGAAGCAGTCAGCGGCGCCTCGTCCGCGATGACGCAGCGATAGGCGTCGATAGTCCGCGCCACATGGCGCTCGATTGTCAGCGGGTCGGCCCAGTAGCGGCGATAGGCAGCCTCCCCCATGGCGGCGGTTACGGCATCGTCTTTCATCCGCTCGAGCGCCACCGCCAGTCCCTCGACATCGCCGCCATCGACCAGAATCCCGTCCTCGCCATCGACGATCCAGCTCGCTGGCCCAGTGGTGCGCGCCAGTACGACCGGCACGCCGAGCGAGCGCGCCTCGGCAATCACCAAAGGCCCCGGCTCGTACCAGAGCGAGGGCAGCACGAGGCAGCGCGCCTGGGCGATCTCGTCGAACACGCGCTCCGCTGGAACCCAGCCGCGAATTTCGGCGTCAGGATTGATCCGCCCGATCTCCTCCGCCAGCGGCCCCTCGCCGACGAAACGCACCGGCATGCCGGCGCTTAGCGCTGCACGCGCCAATATGTCGCCAGCCTTCTCCTGCGTGAAACGCCCCAGAAACAGCGCATGCCGGTTGCTCGCAACGTCCGCCGGCGGGCGCCTCTGCGCCTCCATCATGTTTTCGACCACGACATGGCGCGCGCTCTTCGGCAGGAACGGCTCGGCGAAGCGCCGGGCGAAATCGCTGACATGGATGAAGAGCGGCGCCTTGAGACTGCGCATAGCCTCGTCCGAGCGCCATTGCCGGGCGACGCGCACCAGCTTGTGGACGTAAGAGGCGCGGTCGCAATTGCTGGCGATGCAGCTGACCGACATCGGCTCGCGCGTACAGGGGGCCCCCGCCTTGAAGTCGAAATAGCCACCGACGGGACAAAACGAGAAATAGTCGTGCATGGTGATTGCGACCGGCAGCCCGCTCTCGCCCGCCGCCGCGATCGCGGCCGGGCTGAAGGCTTTGGTCCATTGATGCAGATGGACCAGCGTCCCGGCGGGCTGGCGCGACAAGAGCGCGCTCAGGAAGGCATGGGCCGGCGCATTCCAGATGCCCTGGCGCGCCGCGGCCAGCTTGCTGCCGACTTTCCAGATCTCTTCGCCCCGGAACATTTCGACCTGGATGCGCGGATGATCGAGCCGGTCGGAGACGGGGCCGATGGCGCAGGCGAAGACGATCTCGACGCCGGCCTCGGCCAGCCCCCGCGCACTCTCGATCGCGACCTTGGCTGCGCCGCCATTGACCGAGCCAAAATCGCTGATGATCACGCTGCGCATGCCTACACTCCCGCGACCTTCGCCCGAATGATCCTCGGGAGAAGCGGACCCCGCCAGCGCGACAATGCGTCGAAACGAAAAGCCTGAACGCTTCCCGGAGCCGAGGGATCGGAGCGCACCCTACAGGGCGAAAGGTTGATATTTCGTCGGAGGAAGCCGGGCGCGCCGCCTCAGCGCAGTATGAGAGCCGCGAAACCGGCGACCGCCGCGAGCGCGGCAAACAGCCAGACGAGATGCGAGGTGTGCGGTGCCTGGGAGGAGAAGTTGGGAAGCGGGCCGAGATCCTCGTGGCCGAAAGCCTCACCGGCCATGCGAGCCGCCCGTTCGAGGCCCGCGACTCTGATGTTCGGCACTGACTGACGCAACGTCACAACAACCTCCTATAACCGGGACCCTATCGCCTCGCGGCGATCCGCATAACCCCGGTAGCCATTTGATGATCCTCGCTCCGGTGTGGTTAACGCAGACTGAACAGAGCTGGTTCCAGACTCATTTGCCGAGTCTCGTGACGAATGCGCGACACTCTGTCCACAGCGCCGCATCGTATGGCGCGCCCTGTCGCATTTTTCCTCAAGCCATTTGCGCCTATAGGCAGTGTCGCAGCGCGGTTTGTATCTGCCTGCGCTATCATTCGCAGTTGCGAATCAGGGAATCGACCACGGCCATGACGGAGAACGGCGATCTTTTCGGCGGGGATGGCGACCGGCAGCCACCGGCGCAGCCAAAGCCGGAGCCGCGCGCCGTGGCTTCCGCTCCCGCCAATCCCGCAAAGCCCTCTCCCCCCCGGCGCCGCCACGCAACGGCACCTTGTCTGAAGCCGGCTATGACGCCTCGGCGATCGAGGTCCTCGAAGGGTTGGAGCCTGTGCGGCGCCGGCCCGGCATGTATATCGGCGGCACGGATGAGCGCGCCCTGCACCATCTCTTCGCCGAGGTGATCGACAACGCCATGGACGAAGCCGTGGCGGGACACGCCAGCTTCATCGATGTCGAGGTGCTGGAAGACGGCTCGATCGCCGTAACCGACAACGGCCGCGGCATTCCCGTCGACCCGCATCCGAAATTCCCGGGCAAATCGGCGCTCGAAGTCATCATGACGACGCTGCATGCCGGCGGAAAATTCGACTCCAAGGCCTATGAGACCTCCGGCGGCCTGCACGGCGTCGGCGTCTCCGTGGTCAATGCCCTGTCCGACCGGCTCGAGGTCGAGGTCGCGCGCGGCAAGATGCTCTACCGCCAGCACTTCTCGCGCGGCTTGCCGCAGGGCCCGTTGGAGACGGTCGGCGCGGTCGCCAACCGGCGCGGCACGCGCGTGCGCTTCCACCCCGATGCCCAGATCTTTGGCGAGGGCGCGCATTTCGTGCCCGCACGCCTGTTCCGCATGGCCCGCTCGAAGGCCTATCTCTTCGGCGGCGTCGAAATCCGTTGGCGCTGCGCGCCCTCGCTGCTGCAGCCTGAAGGCGATGTCGCGGCGGAAGCCATCTTCCGATTCCCAGGCGGCTTGCGCGACTATCTTGGGCGCGAGATCGAGGGCAAGGACCTCGTCGCCGAGCCGATATTCTCCGGCAAGATCACCAAGGATGGCGGCCATGGCTCGCTCGAATGGGCGATTGCCTGGCTTGCGACCGGCGAGGACGGCTTCTCCTCCTCCTATTGCAACACGATCCCGACGCCCGAGGGCGGCACGCATGAGCAGGGCCTGCGCGTCGCGTTGCTGCGCGGTCTGCGCGACCATGCCGAGCGCATCGGCCAGTCCAAGCGCATGGCCCAGGTCACCTCCGACGACGTGATGGCGACCTGCGCCGCGATGCTCTCGGTCTTCATCCGCGAGCCGGAGTTCCAGGGCCAGACCAAGGACAAGCTGGCGACGCTGGAGGCAGCCCGCATCGTCGAGAACGCGGTGCGCGACGCCTTCGACCATTGGCTCGCCGCCGCGCCGCAGCAGGCCTTGCGCCTGCTCGACTGGTCGGTCGACCGCGCTGAGGAGCGCTTGCGCCGCCGCCTCGAAAAGGAAGTCTCGCGCAAGACCGCGACCCGCAAGCTGCGCCTACCCGGCAAGCTTGCGGATTGCTCGAGCGCGGGCGCCGCCGGCTCCGAGCTCTTCATCGTCGAGGGCGATTCCGCCGGCGGCTCGGCCAAGCAGGCGCGCAACCGTGCGACGCAGGCCATTCTGCCGTTGCGCGGCAAGATCCTGAACGTCGCCAACGCCACCCGCGACAAGCTCAACGCCAATCAGCAGCTCGCCGATCTGATCCTGGCTCTGGGCTGCGGCATCGGCCTCCAGTTCCGCGAGGATGACCTGCGCTATGAGAAGGTCATCGTGATGACCGACGCCGATGTCGATGGCGCCCATATCGCCTCGCTGCTGGTGACCTTCTTCTGGCGGCAGATGCCGCGCCTGATCGAGAAGGGCCATCTCTACCTCGCCGTGCCGCCGCTTTACCGGCTCCAGCATGGCGGCAAGTCGGTCTATGCCC harbors:
- a CDS encoding helix-turn-helix domain-containing protein, with translation MRRKDFGAMSCPIARSLERVGEWWSILILRDALAGITRFDGFQASLGIAPNMLTRRLNGLIESGLLEKRPYSDRPKRFDYLLTERGRDVRPVLQALLAWGNRHFAPEGASVIILNGETGTAAEPVLVDRISGRPLSDPVFRNAPGPAATAAIRLRYAAAAEPSA
- the parE gene encoding DNA topoisomerase IV subunit B — protein: MSEAGYDASAIEVLEGLEPVRRRPGMYIGGTDERALHHLFAEVIDNAMDEAVAGHASFIDVEVLEDGSIAVTDNGRGIPVDPHPKFPGKSALEVIMTTLHAGGKFDSKAYETSGGLHGVGVSVVNALSDRLEVEVARGKMLYRQHFSRGLPQGPLETVGAVANRRGTRVRFHPDAQIFGEGAHFVPARLFRMARSKAYLFGGVEIRWRCAPSLLQPEGDVAAEAIFRFPGGLRDYLGREIEGKDLVAEPIFSGKITKDGGHGSLEWAIAWLATGEDGFSSSYCNTIPTPEGGTHEQGLRVALLRGLRDHAERIGQSKRMAQVTSDDVMATCAAMLSVFIREPEFQGQTKDKLATLEAARIVENAVRDAFDHWLAAAPQQALRLLDWSVDRAEERLRRRLEKEVSRKTATRKLRLPGKLADCSSAGAAGSELFIVEGDSAGGSAKQARNRATQAILPLRGKILNVANATRDKLNANQQLADLILALGCGIGLQFREDDLRYEKVIVMTDADVDGAHIASLLVTFFWRQMPRLIEKGHLYLAVPPLYRLQHGGKSVYARNDAHKDELIESIFKGRKPEISRFKGLGEMMPAQLKETTMDPAKRILLKVMVEHEARDETSETVERLMGNKPEARFIFIQERAAFAGELIDL
- a CDS encoding FkbM family methyltransferase, whose amino-acid sequence is MTDIAVDRTTGRLINVGWRERALIGVLDSYGALSRPLMQRGLYKACRLVGSAAWANRTARIVLGQDAEVLFPARDPYWNRMLLRSYDHEPEMARFLRQLAAVEYGFVDCGANIGYWSVFVAAPSCGGGKPVLAVEASATTFAMLAANAEPHAEKIKIFHRAILDRSDIAVSLSDAAHEARGIAAEGQGSSGEIVSSITIDDLLEREGWSGRRLVVKLDVEGVEREALMGMERALAQDALVIYEDHGSDPAHALTRHIIEERGLLVHLLCDDAIVAIKRADELDAYKRDRTKGYNLIALRRKESWPEAFV
- a CDS encoding MATE family efflux transporter, which codes for MSAVHPPTSAMPPAHSARTLRLLQDPILPMLLRMAWPNILIMLAQSATGLIETWWISRLGTDALAGMALVFPPVMLMQMISAGAMGGGISSAVARALGAGRRIEADAIVLHAILINLALGLFFSVVMLAFGRPIYQALGGTGGELEAALAYSDVVFAGTALLWIMNGLASVIRGTGNMLVPALVICVGVALLVPLSPLLIFGWGPVPALGVAGGGAALVLFYLGGMLVLGWYILSGRNVVRFTWIRLRWAIFADILRIGAVGSITSLFTNLTIALSTAMVAAHAGVDAVAGFGTAARMEYLLIPLVFGLGAPLVALVGTNIGADQPGRAMRVAMIGGGIAFVMTEAVGLAAALWPAAWLGLFTTAPGAIETGGQYLRYVGPTYGFFGLGLALYFASQGAGRLLWPVTAGFVRFAIALGGGWLALRLSGSLQALFAALGLALVVYGVMLLTAVRSGAWFRKPR
- a CDS encoding glycosyltransferase family 4 protein; this translates as MRSVIISDFGSVNGGAAKVAIESARGLAEAGVEIVFACAIGPVSDRLDHPRIQVEMFRGEEIWKVGSKLAAARQGIWNAPAHAFLSALLSRQPAGTLVHLHQWTKAFSPAAIAAAGESGLPVAITMHDYFSFCPVGGYFDFKAGAPCTREPMSVSCIASNCDRASYVHKLVRVARQWRSDEAMRSLKAPLFIHVSDFARRFAEPFLPKSARHVVVENMMEAQRRPPADVASNRHALFLGRFTQEKAGDILARAALSAGMPVRFVGEGPLAEEIGRINPDAEIRGWVPAERVFDEIAQARCLVLPSLWYEPGPLVIAEARSLGVPVVLARTTGPASWIVDGEDGILVDGGDVEGLAVALERMKDDAVTAAMGEAAYRRYWADPLTIERHVARTIDAYRCVIADEAPLTASA